The proteins below come from a single Benincasa hispida cultivar B227 chromosome 4, ASM972705v1, whole genome shotgun sequence genomic window:
- the LOC120076010 gene encoding aldehyde oxidase GLOX1-like: MLLQILQLAQILLLTSLSPSRADDGGRWHLLQNDIGVLPMHMQLLHSDRVVIFDRTDFGTSNLPLPDGKCRMDPDDVALKLDCTAHSLEYDVASNSFRPLMVQTDVWCSAGAAVTDGTLVQTGGFNDGDRRVRIFKPYPNGSDWEEIPLALTVRRWYPTNQILPDGRQIVIGGRRQFNYEFFPKTGGASKAYSFPFLVETNDPLIENNLYPFVFLNVDGNLFVFANNRSILFDYARNEVLKTFPAIPGGDPRCYPSTGSAALLPLRNLQAATIEVEVLVCGGAPKGSFTKAVNRTFVRALNTCARIKITDPKPEWVMETMPVGRVMGDMVLLPNGDILIINGAGAGTAGWDNARDPVLNPVLYRPKDSPGSRFRLLNPSTIPRLYHSTAVLLRDGRVLVGGSNPNAYYNFTNVPFPTELRLEAFSPPYLAPEFENLRPKILSPSSQTTVRHAQQLAVRFNVTGDGATLGTVEVTMVAPPFNTHSFSMSQRLLVIGGENVTDLGYDTWDVHISIPGSGTIAPSGYYLLFVVHREIPSNGIWIRIA, from the coding sequence ATGCTTCTCCAAATTCTCCAACTCGCTCAAATTCTCCTCCTCACTTCGCTGTCACCGTCGCGCGCCGACGATGGCGGCCGGTGGCATCTTCTTCAGAACGACATCGGAGTTCTTCCAATGCACATGCAGTTACTTCACAGTGACAGAGTCGTCATCTTCGACAGAACCGACTTCGGCACTTCCAATTTGCCCTTGCCGGACGGGAAATGTCGAATGGATCCAGACGACGTCGCTCTTAAACTCGATTGCACTGCACATTCTCTTGAATACGATGTCGCATCCAACTCGTTTCGTCCACTCATGGTCCAGACTGACGTCTGGTGCTCCGCCGGTGCCGCCGTGACCGACGGAACACTCGTTCAGACTGGTGGATTCAACGATGGCGATCGGAGGGTAAGAATCTTCAAGCCGTATCCTAATGGCTCGGATTGGGAGGAGATTCCGTTAGCCCTAACTGTCCGCCGATGGTACCCGACGAACCAGATTCTACCTGACGGACGACAAATTGTAATCGGCGGACGACGACAGTTCAACTACGAGTTTTTCCCGAAAACCGGCGGAGCTTCCAAGGCGTATAGCTTTCCGTTCTTGGTGGAGACGAATGATCCATTGATCGAGAACAATTTGTATCCATTCGTATTTCTGAACGTCGACGGGAATTTGTTCGTCTTCGCGAACAATCGGTCGATTCTGTTCGATTACGCAAGAAACGAGGTGTTGAAGACTTTTCCGGCGATCCCCGGCGGTGATCCACGGTGTTATCCAAGCACCGGCTCGGCTGCGCTTCTCCCGTTGAGGAATTTACAGGCGGCAACGATTGAAGTGGAGGTTTTGGTTTGCGGCGGAGCCCCGAAAGGATCTTTTACCAAAGCCGTGAATCGGACCTTCGTCAGAGCTTTAAATACCTGCGCCAGAATTAAAATAACCGACCCGAAACCCGAATGGGTCATGGAAACCATGCCGGTGGGCAGAGTCATGGGAGACATGGTTTTGCTTCCAAATGGTGACATTTTGATTATAAACGGTGCCGGTGCGGGAACGGCCGGGTGGGATAACGCTCGGGACCCGGTTTTGAACCCGGTTCTGTACCGACCCAAAGACTCCCCCGGTTCGAGGTTCCGGTTGCTGAACCCCAGTACGATTCCCCGTCTTTATCACTCCACGGCGGTGCTCCTCCGTGACGGTCGCGTATTGGTCGGCGGGAGCAATCCGAATGCATATTACAACTTCACCAACGTACCATTTCCGACGGAGTTGAGACTGGAGGCGTTTTCGCCGCCGTATTTGGCTCCAGAATTTGAAAACCTGCGGCCGAAAATATTGTCGCCATCATCTCAAACCACCGTGAGACACGCGCAACAGTTGGCAGTTCGGTTTAACGTTACTGGCGACGGTGCAACTTTGGGTACGGTGGAGGTGACGATGGTGGCACCGCCGTTCAACACGCATTCGTTTTCCATGAGTCAGAGGCTACTGGTGATCGGCGGCGAGAATGTGACGGATTTGGGATATGACACGTGGGATGTCCACATCAGCATACCCGGGTCGGGCACAATTGCTCCATCCGGCTATTACCTTCTGTTTGTGGTTCATCGGGAGATTCCCAGTAATGGCATTTGGATCCGAATCGCGTGA
- the LOC120076013 gene encoding uncharacterized protein LOC120076013 isoform X1, whose translation MEGKKGNKGYAWAIAAGLNAAFSAIAAKLFSYTLIRYGLVVAFNLAMWGCYVNSLKTLSSLQATGTNFSANFLCSGLAGFFLFEEMLSFQFRRSVQVSQPLISLFLESFRILLVCRRLIDCNRRPDFE comes from the exons ATGGAAGGGAAGAAAGGGAATAAGGGTTACGCGTGGGCGATTGCAGCTGGTCTCAACGCTGCTTTTTCCGCCATTGCAGCCAAGCTTTTCTCCTATACG TTAATTAGGTACGGACTGGTAGTTGCATTCAACTTGGCAATGTGGGGATGTTATGTCAATAGCTTAAAAACTCTCTCATCATTACAAGCCACAGGAACAAACTTTTCGGCTAACTTTCTTTGTTCTGGTCTAGCCGGTTTCTTTTTGTTCGAAGAAATGTTATCATTTCAG TTCAGGAGATCGGTCCAAGTTTCACAACCTTTAATCTCCCTTTTCCTGGAGTCTTTCCGTATACTCT TGGTTTGTAGGCGCCTTATTGATTGTAATCGGCGTCCTGATTTTGAATAA
- the LOC120076013 gene encoding multidrug resistance protein EbrB isoform X2, which translates to MEGKKGNKGYAWAIAAGLNAAFSAIAAKLFSYTLIRYGLVVAFNLAMWGCYVNSLKTLSSLQATGTNFSANFLCSGLAGFFLFEEMLSFQWFVGALLIVIGVLILNKSSIKKESKD; encoded by the exons ATGGAAGGGAAGAAAGGGAATAAGGGTTACGCGTGGGCGATTGCAGCTGGTCTCAACGCTGCTTTTTCCGCCATTGCAGCCAAGCTTTTCTCCTATACG TTAATTAGGTACGGACTGGTAGTTGCATTCAACTTGGCAATGTGGGGATGTTATGTCAATAGCTTAAAAACTCTCTCATCATTACAAGCCACAGGAACAAACTTTTCGGCTAACTTTCTTTGTTCTGGTCTAGCCGGTTTCTTTTTGTTCGAAGAAATGTTATCATTTCAG TGGTTTGTAGGCGCCTTATTGATTGTAATCGGCGTCCTGATTTTGAATAAGTCGAGCATTAAGAAGGAAAGCAAGGACTGA
- the LOC120076011 gene encoding protein BASIC PENTACYSTEINE6 isoform X1, with protein sequence MPVLESQMDDSGHRENGRHKPDQYKPAQGQWMMQHQPSMKQIMAIMAERDAAIQERNLALSEKKAALAERDMAYLQRDAAIAERNNALLERDNAIATLQYRENSLTNNNNVSCPPGCQIARGVKHIHHPQQQHTHHVPHMNESNYNSREMLASNDPCPVSPVASESTKARRNKRAKEGKTVTTPDKKVPRGPRKVKRETEDLNKIMLGKSQEWKDGIGIMGGGDDLNKQLVSKSDWKGQDLGLNQVAFDESTMPAPICSCTGVIRQCYKWGNGGWQSACCTTTISMYPLPPVPNKRHARLGGRKMSGSAFNKLLSRLAAEGHDLSAPVDLKNHWAKHGTNRYITIK encoded by the exons ATGCCAG TTTTGGAGTCACAAATGGATGACAGTGGACACCGTGAGAATGGAAGGCACAAACCAGATCAGTATAAGCCAGCTCAGGGTCAG TGGATGATGCAGCATCAGCCATCCATGAAGCAGATAATGGCAATTATGGCTGAAAGAGATGCAGCCATCCAAGAGAGAAATCTGGCCCTTTCCGAGAAAAAGGCTGCACTAGCGGAGCGAGACATGGCTTATCTACAGCGAGATGCTGCAATTGCAGAGAGGAACAACGCTCTTTTGGAAAGGGACAATGCCATTGCTACTCTTCAGTATCGTGAAAACTCCCTAACAAATAACAACAATGTTTCATGTCCACCAGGATGCCAAATTGCTAGGGGAGTGAAGCATATACATCATCCACAGCAGCAACACACGCATCATGTGCCCCACATGAATGAGAGTAATTACAATTCCAGAGAAATGCTTGCTTCAAATGATCCTTGCCCGGTCTCTCCCGTTGCTTCTGAATCAACAAAGGCACGGCGAAACAAGCGTGCAAAGGAGGGAAAGACAGTTACAACACCAGACAAGAAGGTTCCAAGAGGTCCAAGGAAGGTCAAAAGAGAGACTGAAGACTTGAATAAGATAATGTTAGGAAAGTCACAAGAATGGAAGGATGGAATTGGTATCATGGGTGGAGGTGATGATCTTAATAAACAGTTGGTATCAAAATCAGATTGGAAGGGACAGGATTTAGGATTGAACCAGGTTGCCTTTGATGAATCAACGATGCCAGCTCCTATATGCTCCTGCACAGGAGTTATAAGACAATGCTACAAATGGGGAAATGGTGGATGGCAGTCTGCATGTTGTACTACCACCATCTCAATGTATCCATTACCCCCTGTTCCCAACAAACGACACGCACGGCTGGGTGGTCGGAAAATGAGTGGGAGCGCTTTCAACAAGCTGCTTAGCCGCCTCGCAGCTGAAGGCCACGATCTGTCCGCTCCAGTTGATCTTAAAAATCACTGGGCAAAGCATGGAACAAATCGTTACATCACCATCAAGTAG
- the LOC120076011 gene encoding protein BASIC PENTACYSTEINE6 isoform X2: protein MDDSGHRENGRHKPDQYKPAQGQWMMQHQPSMKQIMAIMAERDAAIQERNLALSEKKAALAERDMAYLQRDAAIAERNNALLERDNAIATLQYRENSLTNNNNVSCPPGCQIARGVKHIHHPQQQHTHHVPHMNESNYNSREMLASNDPCPVSPVASESTKARRNKRAKEGKTVTTPDKKVPRGPRKVKRETEDLNKIMLGKSQEWKDGIGIMGGGDDLNKQLVSKSDWKGQDLGLNQVAFDESTMPAPICSCTGVIRQCYKWGNGGWQSACCTTTISMYPLPPVPNKRHARLGGRKMSGSAFNKLLSRLAAEGHDLSAPVDLKNHWAKHGTNRYITIK from the exons ATGGATGACAGTGGACACCGTGAGAATGGAAGGCACAAACCAGATCAGTATAAGCCAGCTCAGGGTCAG TGGATGATGCAGCATCAGCCATCCATGAAGCAGATAATGGCAATTATGGCTGAAAGAGATGCAGCCATCCAAGAGAGAAATCTGGCCCTTTCCGAGAAAAAGGCTGCACTAGCGGAGCGAGACATGGCTTATCTACAGCGAGATGCTGCAATTGCAGAGAGGAACAACGCTCTTTTGGAAAGGGACAATGCCATTGCTACTCTTCAGTATCGTGAAAACTCCCTAACAAATAACAACAATGTTTCATGTCCACCAGGATGCCAAATTGCTAGGGGAGTGAAGCATATACATCATCCACAGCAGCAACACACGCATCATGTGCCCCACATGAATGAGAGTAATTACAATTCCAGAGAAATGCTTGCTTCAAATGATCCTTGCCCGGTCTCTCCCGTTGCTTCTGAATCAACAAAGGCACGGCGAAACAAGCGTGCAAAGGAGGGAAAGACAGTTACAACACCAGACAAGAAGGTTCCAAGAGGTCCAAGGAAGGTCAAAAGAGAGACTGAAGACTTGAATAAGATAATGTTAGGAAAGTCACAAGAATGGAAGGATGGAATTGGTATCATGGGTGGAGGTGATGATCTTAATAAACAGTTGGTATCAAAATCAGATTGGAAGGGACAGGATTTAGGATTGAACCAGGTTGCCTTTGATGAATCAACGATGCCAGCTCCTATATGCTCCTGCACAGGAGTTATAAGACAATGCTACAAATGGGGAAATGGTGGATGGCAGTCTGCATGTTGTACTACCACCATCTCAATGTATCCATTACCCCCTGTTCCCAACAAACGACACGCACGGCTGGGTGGTCGGAAAATGAGTGGGAGCGCTTTCAACAAGCTGCTTAGCCGCCTCGCAGCTGAAGGCCACGATCTGTCCGCTCCAGTTGATCTTAAAAATCACTGGGCAAAGCATGGAACAAATCGTTACATCACCATCAAGTAG